The DNA window attataatgtaataagaactcgttcaaatactgaggtgctaaaccattcagggctttataagtaataagcaagattttaaaatctatacgatgtttgatagggagccagtgcagtgaattgacagagcagccatcaagtcttagacagcgttctaggttattacatgcagagtttttaggtcctataattaacacctctgtttttttcagaatttagcagtaagaaattacttgtcatccagttttttatatcgactatgcattccgtttgtttttcaaattggtatttttcgccgggccgcaaagaaagatagtctagcacagaacccgtagctatgttttttgtttgtttgtttgtttgtttttacgccaagaataggatagacaagaaaaggtaagtgctattattagttggtcaagtgctggcgaaaaagatgagtatttttgaaaatgagtgaTATGCGGGTGACAAATTAAAGGAAAATCCAGGAGATCAAGTGCCTCTGTATAATTTGCTGGCATGGTCTGGCCATTTGTCCCCTTCAAATCAATACAATGTTGTTTTGAGTAATCACCTTTATCCTATGAAACATATCTATCCTGATGGAAGTGTTCTTTTGCAGGATGACAATGCCTTCATCCATAGGCCATGAGGGCTCACTGAATGGTTGGTGAATATGTAACTTATGTGTGTCATCTTTGATGGCCTTTACAACCCAATTGAGCACCTGTGGGAGATTttgaacagatgtgttttttaacACTCCCCACCACATGTGTATTGTACAACGTTCCCTACCACCATTAAAACACCAAACAAGGGAATATCTTTCGGATGAATTGTGTTTCATCCATCCAATAGAGTTCTGCTTGTAGAATCAATGCGAAGGTGAAGCCGTTTTGGCAGCACGGGGTGGCCCAACACCTAAGACCTCAGTCTCCTCTAATATAAGCAACTTGTTTCGACTGTGTTTGATGCCATTGCAGTGTGTTCTGTAtgaattaattttgttatgtaaAGTGAATTTTAACAGCTATCTTATGCTCAGTGAATAAGTGAATTTAATGCAAATGTTGTTTCTTGTCATAATATTTTTGTCCACTTATTCCAGATTGTGTATGTAGCACGGAATGCAAAAGACAATGCAGTTTCCTATTTTCATTTTGATCGAATGAACATGGCAGAACCTGAACCAGGAGACTGGAACACCTACTTACAGAAATTTATAGAAGGAAAGagtaagtaaaatattttgtaaagtaatgaaattaaattgtattagaCTATTACAATGGGTATAAATCCAGTCGTGGCTAAAAATTTcagcccccttggtaaatatgatcaaagaaggctgtgaaaattcatctgcattgtttatccttttgctctttttaaaaaaaaatgcacaaaaatgtatcctttcattggataataagaatttaaaatgggggaaatatcattatgaaatcattttttttctctaatacacattggccacaattaatggccccctTTTACTCTTATTCTATACTTTCTGAAACCTCCATTTGCGAGTTTAACAGGTccaaatgttctcctataatgcctgatgaggttagagaacacctcacaagagatcagagaccattccttcatccagaatcactccagaccctttagactccatgttggtggtgctgccttctctcctcttcagttcactcctctcatttttcgtagggttcaggtcagaggactggaatggctatagcacaagcttggttttgagctcagtgacccatttctgtgttgtttttgaggtttgtgtttgggttattatacagttggaagatccaaacatggcccattctaacatttttaacagagtcagtcacttactgattttttatctgttggtatttgatagaatccatgatgccatgtgtctaaacaagatgtccaggtccagcagaaatataggcccacaacatgaaaaatacagcagtatatctcattgtacacatggggtactttttatctctgtgttcaccaaacccatcttgagtgtttgttgctaaaaagctaatttttagtttcatctgaccataaaagccagtcccatttaaagatccagtcatggctgataactgaatatgctttagtttgtttttgggtgagctaggataatttttcttgaaaccctcccaaacaacatgtggtgatgtaggttctgtttgacaattttttttaaggttttctgaacctgagattcaactattttctgcaattctccagctgtgatccttggagagtctttagccactcaaactttccttctcaccatgcattaggacgatatagacacacgtcctcttccaggcagtttcgtaacattttatgttgattggaaattcttaattattgccctgatggtggaaatgggaattttcactgctctagctcttttcttaaagccacttcactaatttgtgaagttcaattatattttgctgcacatcagaaatatattctttggtttttctcattgtgatggatgattaagggaatttaggctttgttttccctcctctttatatttctgtgaaacaggtagccatggctggataatttcatgtttataatcacgctggagtgctcaaaattgtgaatatgaatgggaatatacttcagagatattttactcataagaatttctaggggggccaataattgtgtccaatgagtatttgagaaaaacatttatttcataatggtATCCCCCCCATCCACCCCCCCCCCTTattaattcttattatccaatgaaaggatacatttttgtgaatattttaaataaaagatcaaaaggattaacaatgcagatgaattttcacagccttctttgatcatatttaccaaggggcctgatatttttggccacaactgtaaaGAAccattttgataataaatttacttataattacaaaatataactaCAAAATCATTGGgagagtaaaaatattaaatttctctTGTACTGTATATGCAACCCCCTACATAACCTACATGAATGCAAAAAATTTACcactaaaaaattgttttaatattgccTTTAGAAGTGTTTGGTTCTTGGTTTGATCATGTCAGTGGATGGTGGGAGAAAAAACAGACATATTCTAACCTACTGTACTTGTTCTATGAGGATTTGGCTGAAGTAAGTTCTGTTCATAAAGCAAACTTTTTATgaaacataaaatttatatttgtttaatgtgtATATTTCATGTCTTATTCAGGACACAGGACGTGAGGTGGAACGTTTGTGTTCCTTCTTAGGTTTGTCCACCTCAGTTGAAGAGAGGGAGGAAATAACAAAAGGAGTTCAGTTTGATGCTATGAAACAGAACAAGATGACCAACTATTCCAGTCTCCCAGTCATGGACTTCAAGATCTCACCCTTCATGCGGAAAGGTTAATAAACCACTGATCTAATTTAGTGCTTCTTAGTTCTGTCCTTTCactaaattgcttttttttatctttttgtttttgttacaaaagGTAAAGTTGGAGACTGGAAAAATCATTTCACTGTAGCACAAAATGAACAGTTTGATGAGGtctacaaaaagaaaatgaagaacaCCACTGTCAAGTTCCGCACTGAGATTTAATACTTGAGTTCTAGGTTTCACCATTAATATGATGATTTCTGCAAAAAGtggtaaatgtgtatttatataaaaacattgtgaaaatgcAGACTTATCACTAATACCAAAGACAATGGTgcttatttagattattaaagtTTATGGATAGATAAGATAACTTAGTGTGTAAACTGACCCTCCAATAAAGATACTCATCATATTCAGTACAgcactttcatttgttttattaaaaaagctAACTTGACCACAAAAATACATGGAGACATAAATAGATACAAGggaaaattcactaaaaatgaataGCGGCTAaattgtggtggtggtggtggtggttgtgGTGTTTTTAAACGTGGCGTCTGTTTATTCTAGGACCCACTAATtagcaaataattaaatgttgtaaACATGCAGGCCAGTTCTGAGTATTAGGTTTTGGTGTGGATAAGGCACACTACCACATAGTTTGCTGGGATTGTACAGCAAAACTCCACTACTGCAGTCCAGGGTCCTGAATCATCTCTTTAAAATGATTAAGGTGTACCATGTGTGTGGGGGTTGCTTATATTGCTTATACATTATTTGAGCATCATATTATGAATTTCTGCTGTTGATCAATAATAGTACTCCTGCTTTCCAAAGTTGGCAACAGCACAAGGTCAACTATACCATGCAAACAGTGCATTCTATAAAGTCCAATTTGCATAGAAAGGACACTTAAGCTGAAAATATGGCACAGCACAGAACAAGTACATAGTGCCTGGTTaagtcaaagtgttttttttttttttttttttaaagagagaatGCTATGCAAATGTTAATACAGCTATGTTAATATAACTGTCATTTACTGACAATGAATAGGCaactaaacaactaaacaaaaactaaaaaaactgacTGTAATCTCCATAGTATACAGCATCCTGTTTATTTGCAAATTTGAAAGTGATATCCGTTTCTTGGCATTTTAAAAATCGAAAGCGAGAGGAACAAAACTTTTCAACTAAACAACAAGAAAATGTACAAAGCACTTTCCTTTCATGTCACACTCTAATGGTGCACATCAACATTTTTCAGGATGTGTACCTGTTGATATGCCTTTGAGAACTCCAGTGTATTTTTAGTCCTTTTTCTGCCAGGATCAGTATATTTTTGCAGTAGGAAAGATTGTCATTCacagtaaatgcattaaatgtaatcAGAATAcatcatttacaaacaaaaatatagtatatacatgATCTGTTTAAGTTATCCTCACAGCTTTCTATAATTTATTGCTCACATAAGAGTTCTTCTGTATCAAATAAAGTAGTGATGAGTTGAGCGTTCAACTATGTTGAAATTTTGACTAAAATGCTGAATATACCAACAAACAAAGGTCTGGTCTGCTGTGCTATTTTACTTAACAAAAATCCAGTTGTGAGAATAGTTTAGTATGTTTAGGTATGCTGCATTGCAGGAATATACTGGAAGTACAAAGCTTGTTCCACAAAGTCAAGTTCTGGCACATACAGTATCATTTCTGTTCTGGCACTATCCAGACACAGCTCTTCACAATGCATGCAAAGGTAGCACCTAGGAAGCTCTATGGGACAAGGCACTGCAccagaataaacattaaaatacacacactactGCACACAAAACTTAAATAGTACATGTAACAACAGGAGACTAACTATTTTCCAAAGTATTTTACATGGAGCAACTACACCAACAGAAATTACATAAGTTCACAGCCATAGGTTAATTTGCCTAAAGCACTGGTCCCACCACTAAAAAGACAGGTTTACAGATCAAATAACACACATTTTGTACGAAAACATTAATAATAGCAAATACAAGCTTCAGATTTCTGTCTCTGGTATGCCTTGCCCCTTAGCAGGGACCccctgttctgcacattttgcatgtctcccttatttaacacacctgattcagctcatcagctcattaggtgagaactccatgaactgaactgagtgtgtcagataaagAAGACATACAATGTGCAGAGCGGTGGGTCCCaggaccaggattaagaaccactgcCCCATAGAGATCtatatgcattactgtaaacaaGACTTTTGAAGGAAAAAATGAGAATGAGCCACTTGCAACAATGTGTTCCTCTTCCCTTTAAGTGCCATTATACAACAATTAGACTGCAAGTCATGATTAAATGTATGATCTCTATTTTTTGGAGAATGTGAATGTGTTATAATCTGGAGTTGCTGTGAGTCATAACATGTTCAAAGGTCAATAATGTCACTGCTGACACTGGCTGAATCATCATTTCGAGTGACTTTCGAGTGATTTTGCCCCCCTCTGATATTTGATTGCGAACTTTCAAGGTCAGGGGATAGAAACAGACTTGTGTTTTCTGCGCTGGGCATGAGGTCACAGCTTGTGCTTGCGGAAGGGTGCAGTGAAACCGGGCAGGACAACGAGGAAGGCACTTGTGCCTCAGAGACCCAACGGAAGCCCTGATGAGTGGGTGTAGGGGGGGCTGTGACTTGTCGGCTAGGCACAGCGCTAGGAATGGAGCGATCCAGACCTGTGGAGGACTCTGTGAACAATGTGTGCTCATCACTGCTCAATGACAGTGTGATTTGGGGATCACTATTCTGTCGCATCCACAGGTGTGGAGATGGAGGAAGTGATGGTGGTCGCAATGGCTGAAACAAACTTTCACCCTTTAATAGATGCTCACGATGAAGTGCCTCATCAATACTGCGGCTGAGGTTAATTGGGGTTGGAGGGCGCAGGTCAAAATCACAGAGTGAGATGGCTGAACCCTTGTCCCTGTCCAAACTGCTACATAAAGAGCACTGAGGTGGCTGAGCAAGTGCCTGCAGCCTTAGCAATGAACCTGCAGAGCCCCCTGCAAAGCTTTGCAGATTGTGTAAATTATTGCTGTCTTTGAGTGGATCACGATTTCGTATGAGGCTCTTGCTAATGTCTGTCCCTGATAGCTCCTGTCCTGCCCAGTTATTAGGCAACTCTCCGGCCACGGCACCACTATTTGACCCTCCAATCCCATTGCTTTCAGATTTCCTTTGTTGCCTTACCTTGAGGCTCTGCACAATCTTCGCCCAGCATGTGTGTCTGCTAGCAGAATTTGATGATTGAGAGGGTGAGGGCAAGCTTTCTGTGGCAGCTCCTTCCTGTCTTGGTGCTCCACATATGTGGCCTCGGTTGGGTCTCCAGAAAACCCAGGAAGACATCAGAAGCAGGCAGAAAGCCCAGGCAAGCTCCAACAGTCGCACCCAGAACTGACAGAGCCACCATGCCCAACGGAAGCGCCTCCAGTCGCCTAGTAGTCCATACAGCCACAAGCAGGCATAAATGTGCAAAAGACAGCACAGTGCCCCAAGAAAAGCGCACACTGCCAGTACTCGTGCTAAAACCCGCACCTTTCCTTCGCCCTTTCCCTTATTTCCTCCCCGagctgcatgtgtgtgagagaagcaTGGCAGTGCCAAGAAAAGGTAGCCTAAACACAGTACCAGGCCTGCAGTCAGCGTGAGGCTCTGTAGGACAATGGGAACAACAGGAGAAAGTGCAGGGGAAAGTAAGTCTGCAGCAAGTAGGATAGTGCATTGGAAAACAGCTAACACTCCTAACAGAGGGGGGCGCTGAAGTGTTGGTGGAATGCATGTTACCCCTGTCTCTTTTAGTACCAGTATCACTAATCCAGCCTGTGCCAGGATTAACAGTGGTAACGGCTGCGTGTATAAAGCTATTACAACAGGAGGTGGCAGGAGGAGCCGAGTCCCATATGGGTCAAGCAATAAGTGGCCTGCTCTAACTACACCTACTACTAGCAAGAGGCTATTGGTAAGTACCAGTTCACCACGGTGAGGGCAGTACAAGCTGGGAGCTAATGCTAAACCAAGGGCTGAGCCAGCAGTTAGTAGAAGGAAAAGGGCAGCAGAACCAAATACATGCAGCTCCCATGCAAATGAAAGTGTGCGTTTTAAGTCCGCCCACACTAAAAAGCTCCCATTTGTTGCACCATATTTTTCATCATTGTTCTGATCTTGATGTTGGGGGTTTGACCTCAGAGATGGGACTATTCCCTGTGAGACTGACTGGTCCTTCTCTGTAAATCTTCCATCATTTTCTGAGAATTCAAATCGGCCATGTCCAGTCGGGAGAGGGGAGGCAGTCCTTAGAAATGTTGGTATACCTATGAAAGGCAAAAGAAGGAGAGGAAATATTTAACTGTAAACCAAGCACATAGGCTTTTGATAGCTCAAACAATAGTGCAGTgtgctagcaatgccaaggtcgtggatttgattcccaggaaaAGCAAGAACTGCTAAAAATGCATACCAGTctgccaaattaataaatattaccataagtacatacaaaaatatacaataattttcagaccattttgaataaaacaatatAGAACATTACTGCAGTCCACCCCCGGCCCACTTGCATCATGGCTCATCTCAAATCTGTCAATGCATGTAGAATAtggtttgttgaaaaaaaaattcataaaacggACCTATTGGCTTCCCACATTTCAACAGCAATGATCAAAAAACGTGGACAAACAACATGGAATGACGTATGCACTGTAGTACAGAGCCATCCTTGTATCAGTATCAGTGTATCAGCATCAGTGTACTGGATCTGTGAATTATGTCTTAAAGGAGCAGCAGTctattcctgctgtctgtgtttataatgttaaacaacaaaagacaaggaAATCACTCACTTCTCTTGACTGAATAGCTTTTGTGACTTCAACAGGGATTTGTctttaattttacagttaaatatacactgttattttatatttgtttacttttagaTTTCTGTGCCTGAAAATTACTGttaaacacctgaaacacactttatttaatttgtatctttgctctattgtatttatttgtgcatttagtttgattatttgttattttctttatttttatttgaccatAGTCCTTTTTTCCTCAGCACATACCTACTGTAAACGTGACCCTAAAACCGTGAACCAAACCATGAGCAATctgaaccgttacacccctacttattagcatgcatattactagcatatttggctgtttattagtacttataaagcacatattaatgctttattttacatgaccatattttagatacctaaaaatcctaccccatacctaaacttaacaactaccgtACTAATGTCAcatggttttggttttggttaatGGTTTATTTTTCATGTCTTGTGCTACCCTGTTTTGtgtcaattactttttttttaagtgtattttctgTAATGAACGTCCACTGAAGGCAAGTTGAATGAGAACCCATGTGCGGTTTACTGTAATAAATCCAAACATGAGCAGAAACAATGAACAAGACTTGGCTaggcaaaaacatgaacaaactcaCCAAACAGTGGCCTACACAAACAAAGCTAGACAAAAGACAAAGGAaacatgagggctatttataCAAAGGTTAACAAGACTAACCTTTAATGAAGGGAGGAGTTAATGAATCACTATGACAACTAACAATGGTAACTATGGAAactaatggtgcttttccactgcatggtacggctcggctcggtttgcatttccactgcagtttagtaccacTTTAGAGTGGGCAGGATTATAGACATGTTGTTATAGTTACGCTGCCTCTACTGCCGTGACATTATCATAAACGCATTCAATcctcgctggctgtgctgatttaatctAGCTGGTCATAAATCAAAAGCATGTGacaactaactattaataagcagcaaattaggatttTATTGAGGCAACGGTTGTAGTTAATTGTtagataatagtgagaattggtccccaaactaaagtgtgaccactttttttcttatttcagaaAAATCATACCTTTAGTGTTCTTTATATCGGTCACTTTTCCTTTAGTTCCTGGCTCCTTTGAATGGTCATTGGGtgtttttgctgattttgttGACTGTGAAGTTCTTTTTGGTTGTGAATAGTTGGAAGTGATGATGTCCACTCCTGATGATGGTGCCTCTAGTTGTAGATTGGTTGTACTTGTGCTAAGAGAGGTGGTTTCAATATGTGATTGTAAAGTGGTAAACTGTCTTTTTGGCTGAATTTTAGCTGTAGTGGTTGTCCCCAACCTACCTGATAAACAAAGGAAAATTTGAGGAATTGTACAGTAACATCATAATCAAAGTTTATCATAGTAAAAACCATAGTAAAATAATATAGTGAACTATTTTGCTATGATTTTTGCTATGGAAACAAGTGATTGAGTAAAAGAGTATAATCTCAGCGatgccattttttatttcagttattaagGTCACTGCAGCATTACTGCATCTGTACTTTACCTATTTCTAGTCGAGTCCTGTTGGCATCCAATTGGCTCATCCTTCTTGTAGTGTATACAGGGTTTTCATTAGGTGGTGAAGTTGTGTAAGGGCTGGTCTGGAGTGAAGAGTTGATTGATGGATTTATTTGTACTGTGGCCAAACTAGCCAGCACACTATGAGCAGTCTGAACTTGCAGTCTGTACTGGGTATACTTTTTATCAAGAGATGTTATAGCCTCTGTTGATGACCGAACAAAGCCAGTTTCTCTGGGTTTTAACATATCACCTGGCCCAACTGTTGACAAGTCTTTCTCTTCGAATTCTGTCTTATCAGCAGTCTCCTTTTCTTTTCCAACAGCATTTTGTGGTAGTATGATATTTTGGGTAGGACCTCTTTTGACTCTGTTTTTGAGTGATAATAAAAATGTACCTCTTGACCCAGATATGTTAGTATGTGACCTTTTTGCTGATAATGTGTCCTCAGTACTTCTGCTTTCAGTCCATTCATTTGAATCTCCACTTGATTTAATGACACTTTTCTGATAGAAGCCATGAAGAAACGGTCTCACAGTTTCTAACTTAGCATTGGCTTCCAATCTATGATCAGTTTTTCTGACAAGCACGTCAGTCTGAGAAAACAGGCTGTGATTTGAATGAGTGGTCAGTGGAGAAAGAGAGTTCCCATGGACATGATTTGTGATTGGCTTAATTAGAGGCATTAGA is part of the Cyprinus carpio isolate SPL01 chromosome A8, ASM1834038v1, whole genome shotgun sequence genome and encodes:
- the LOC109095439 gene encoding cytosolic sulfotransferase 3-like translates to MEIPDLSSMKLPSRPELFDFEGVSMVHYFTDNWENVKNFQARPDDILIATYPKAGTTWVSYILNLLYFGKDGTSEPIYMRVPFLESCFKVIPSGTELADNLPTSPRLIKTHLPVQLVPKSFWEQKSRIVYVARNAKDNAVSYFHFDRMNMAEPEPGDWNTYLQKFIEGKKVFGSWFDHVSGWWEKKQTYSNLLYLFYEDLAEDTGREVERLCSFLGLSTSVEEREEITKGVQFDAMKQNKMTNYSSLPVMDFKISPFMRKGKVGDWKNHFTVAQNEQFDEVYKKKMKNTTVKFRTEI
- the LOC109095438 gene encoding proline-rich transmembrane protein 3-like; translation: MLPLLQLFLLMPLIKPITNHVHGNSLSPLTTHSNHSLFSQTDVLVRKTDHRLEANAKLETVRPFLHGFYQKSVIKSSGDSNEWTESRSTEDTLSAKRSHTNISGSRGTFLLSLKNRVKRGPTQNIILPQNAVGKEKETADKTEFEEKDLSTVGPGDMLKPRETGFVRSSTEAITSLDKKYTQYRLQVQTAHSVLASLATVQINPSINSSLQTSPYTTSPPNENPVYTTRRMSQLDANRTRLEIGRLGTTTTAKIQPKRQFTTLQSHIETTSLSTSTTNLQLEAPSSGVDIITSNYSQPKRTSQSTKSAKTPNDHSKEPGTKGKVTDIKNTKGIPTFLRTASPLPTGHGRFEFSENDGRFTEKDQSVSQGIVPSLRSNPQHQDQNNDEKYGATNGSFLVWADLKRTLSFAWELHVFGSAALFLLLTAGSALGLALAPSLYCPHRGELVLTNSLLLVVGVVRAGHLLLDPYGTRLLLPPPVVIALYTQPLPLLILAQAGLVILVLKETGVTCIPPTLQRPPLLGVLAVFQCTILLAADLLSPALSPVVPIVLQSLTLTAGLVLCLGYLFLALPCFSHTHAARGGNKGKGEGKVRVLARVLAVCAFLGALCCLLHIYACLWLYGLLGDWRRFRWAWWLCQFWVRLLELAWAFCLLLMSSWVFWRPNRGHICGAPRQEGAATESLPSPSQSSNSASRHTCWAKIVQSLKVRQQRKSESNGIGGSNSGAVAGELPNNWAGQELSGTDISKSLIRNRDPLKDSNNLHNLQSFAGGSAGSLLRLQALAQPPQCSLCSSLDRDKGSAISLCDFDLRPPTPINLSRSIDEALHREHLLKGESLFQPLRPPSLPPSPHLWMRQNSDPQITLSLSSDEHTLFTESSTGLDRSIPSAVPSRQVTAPPTPTHQGFRWVSEAQVPSSLSCPVSLHPSASTSCDLMPSAENTSLFLSPDLESSQSNIRGGQNHSKVTRNDDSASVSSDIIDL